Proteins encoded together in one Amblyomma americanum isolate KBUSLIRL-KWMA chromosome 1, ASM5285725v1, whole genome shotgun sequence window:
- the LOC144115536 gene encoding uncharacterized protein LOC144115536, which yields MSTASAPGPDGIPTSFYARFYTVLEEHLLRMVKDFVRDGVSSQHGDEDGIVQVEATTEPAETTTKPWQTTTSMLTTTLGSLAEFCPDSGNIDVYVERFDLYSTAKETDASKKLQVFLTILGEKAYVTLRSLLLPKKPTEVKHEKATEALRKHYAPKRSVVTAPYHFYQRKQEPNESLQQFIVELKRLAATCSFGSFLEEALRDRLIAGIGTDSIRCRLLALSDDEVTWERVCKIATALETAQKDTREILPVLRPPDTRRLTLRNTSAVATNFGAIM from the exons ATGAGCACCgcctcagctccaggccctgacggcattcccaCCAGCTTCTATGCCAGGTTCTACACAGTCCTGGAGGAACACCTTCTCCGGATGGTGAAAGACTTTGTCAGGGATG GCGTCTCTAGTCAAcatggcgacgaggatgggatcgtTCAGGTCGAGGCAACGACCGAGCCTGCAGAAACGACGACGAAGCCATGGCAAACGACAACGTCAATGCTGACCACCACCCTGGGATCTCTGGCCGAGTTCTGTCCAGACTCTGGAAATATCGACGTCTACGTGGAAAGGTTCGACCTGTATTCAACGGCTAAAGAAACAGACGCAAGTAAGAAGTTGCAAGTCTTCTTAACAATCCTGGGTGAAAAGGCTTACGTGACTCTGCGTAGCCTGCTGCTTCCGAAGAAACCCACGGAAGTCAAGCACGAAAAAGCTACAGAAGCTCTCCGAAAGCACTATGCTCCAAAACGGTCTGTGGTTACTGCGCCTTATCACTTCTACCAGCGAAAGCAAGAGCCGAACGAGAGCCTGCAACAGTTCATCGTCGAGCTGAAAAGACTGGCTGCAACGTGTTCGTTCGGAAGTTTTTTGGAAGAAGCGCTCCGAGATCGACTGATTGCGGGAATCGGAACGGATTCGATTCGATGTCGTCTTCTTGCCCTGTCGGACGACGAAGTCACTTGGGAGCGAGTCTGCAAAATCGCCACCGCCTTGGAAACTGCCCAGAAAGACACCCGAGAAATACTACCG